The region TCTAGTATTGGTTTGGAAATAGGGATAGATGGAAAGTAGGACGTGGGTTCAATAGATAATGGTTTGGTTACATTTAGTTGGTAGTTATACTTTTTGTTGTTAGCCTCCTGCCAATGACCGACTATAAGCGGAAAACGAGTAATGATTTATACATACCTTACTTTCTCTTctatctcatttccacacatttttctttctatctctttctGCATTTTTTGTCACATCACATATTATATCACTCATTactctcatttctctttttattcaagcaaggtggaggtggaaaagGTATGTGTACAAAACATTATTCGCAGAAAACTGATATATATGGATGGCGTGTGTGGCTCACATGTAAAACAGTAAAAGCAAAGAAAAAGGAACTGGTCTGAAACGTGGACATGATATGATATACTAGAGTAGACAGACACAGGAGAAAACAGTTTAATTAATTGTAAGACTCCCATTCCAATCTTGAAATTTTTCGGTACCCCCCACTTATATTCCATTCTTGTAGGGTAAAAATGACATTTTAAAGTAAAAATAACATTGTATATGAAATATGTATCATTGATATGAATGGCAGAAAAAATTCCGTAGAGTTAGTTCCACCATAATGTGGATCAGAAACGGACCCACTCCTAGGGTGGGGTCGAATGCCCCATGAGATTTCAATATTTTTCCTTGCAATACTAGTATATATTAGTTGCTCTAATAAGAAAAAGTATATATTAGTTTGCCCCCATGACTTTTTCACAGTATTAAAGTTCCCAAGTCCAGGCCAATTCCACTCAAACGGTTCACTACTCAATCAGATGTATGCTTTGATAATTTGACACTATATAATTGTTATATGAGGTGGTTTAAATCAACCAAGCTAAATATACAATGTTAGTTTTAGGTGCATGGGAAGCACATGTTACAATATAAATGTAGGTATACGTTTGCCCCACATTgtaaaatttctggatccgtcactaaTGTGGATGTTCCAGACTCGAACAATATTATTTCTGAAGAAGAACACCTAAAGAAGTACATGGTACGTAATCTTAAATGTTTACCTCAGCTCTTTTAttatttcaattaaattttaaatttattttctattgtgTCAAACAAGCATCGGATGTTTGTCTAAAGAAAATTTCCGATgatattgtatatatatatgtgcactttttcatgaaaaaaatataaatttaatttatatttaaggATAATATAAATACTTTTACATAAACTTCAAGTCATATCTTAAcatatttcttctttttttatttattataatgtggaaaaataatttatttatctcGACCCCTTGTGGCAGTGAGCTTGCTCCTGCCTCATGAAGACAGATATCTAGGACAAGAATGTCAATGCACTATATGTATTTTTACAAGAATAGACAACAAAGAGATGGGTTTCAGCTGGTGATTCGCAAAAAATAGAAGGAAGCACTTATGTCAAGGAGCCCATCATTGATACAAAGTTACATTGGCTGCCTTTCCTTATTAAATGTATGTTTGGTTTCTAGTAGAACTAGATGTGAATTCATTTTTCTATAAAGCAGCTATTTAATACTTCTATAAATGTGACTTACACCTAAATGTAGATTCATTTGAATTTTCCAATATTGTGTTGTATGTTATCAAAAGCAGTGTTTTAAGACTCGGCTCGGTGGTTGACTCGGATGAGGTACTGAGTCAATGAGTCACTGGTCGGACCAGTGAGTCAATGAGCGGACTGCTTGATTCGGTCTATATTAAAATATTCTAGAAATATCCATTTCAATGTTAAGTTAaggtataaattttaaaaaacgtGTGTAATAATCAAATAGGATCATGGTCTAGTGGGTGCATGTTTTCCATTATTTCCAACAGGTCATGTGCTCGAATCCTCCTTTCAACAGATTTTAagaaatatttcacgttttttgTCTACTTTTATCATGCTATCAGCAgaattcaaaaaagaagaaggctcaTTAAcagaatttaaaaaaataatgaaagacTCACTGTATTGAATATTAATTAGCCTGCTCTACTCTAGTCTAATTGGGCCTCACATGCCTGACCCATTAACAACAGAttttaaaaatgtaattaaaaaaataaaactggtGACTAGCCAGTCTGACgaaaaaccggccgagtcaccgAGTTTATCATCGAACCGTCCGGATCAAAACGGGCCCAGCCGAGTTGAATGCATATCCGATCTGAAGTGGggctcggaccggtcaggtCACCGAGTCTCGGTCCAACCGGTCCGAGCCGAGTCTTAAAACTATGATCAAAAGGCTTAATAGCTTTTTTTGGTCCTTAATGTTTCACCATTTGGCAAACTTGGTCCCTCTAGGAATTTATTAGATTTCTCAATCCCTCACTTATGGCCTCCGCTGCAGAACTGGTCTTCTGTCAAATTTTTTACGTTAAAAGCCTACGTCGATTAATGAAGTGAGTTGACAAGCTGATTGAAGAGAGAAAAGGGACCTAGAGGAAGCACGTGAGTGGCACGTGActacttcatcatcttcaacccaatTTTGAACCCCAATTTAGTAACATAAGGGTCCAAAAACACTTCACTAAGAAACTAGAGAGAGAGCGGTGAAAAAACCTAGGCGATCGGAGGCGAAAGTAGGCGAAGGCAAGAACGACACTAGGAAGGCGATAAAGAAGGCATTGGAGGTTCTCGGAAGAAGGCTACCTTTAAGAAGAACAATGAAGCTCGAAGGAAGACTCACTCTCCACATAAGGTTAGCGTTGGGAACATGATGTGCAATGTTAGAGCAATTTGAACCCTACAGATGGTGAAGTTATGGTCCCGAACAGAAGCAAGCAAGGGAATATCTTTTTCGGGATATCGATCCTTTGCCCCCAGACTATTTGTCAAGGTGAGCTGTCTATTCACTTCTTTATATCTTAGTCGTTGAAGATAGTGGGTTGGTgaatgatttcaatgcaaagTTTTGTCCATTTGGGATGTTTAATAAATTAGGTTAGATTATGTGGTTGATATAGAATATCTTTGTGCTTGTCTGTAGGGAAACTATTGCTCGTAAAATAGACATGCACATACATCATGGAGGCAAAATCACATTGGACCCAACATCATGAGGGAGGGGTTGTAAACACTATTGACAACTGGGACATAGATGAAATTTCATCTATTGGAGTTGGTAAAGTAGTAAAGTCTATTGGTTATTTCAAATGTCTGTCCTTGTGGTATAGTCACCCTAGTCTAAGTTGTGGTTCAATAAGGCCTCGAAATTGTGATGAAGAAGTCAGGCAGTTCTGCACTGATGTGAAGGGCCACAGTAAAGTCCATGTCTATGTGGAGCATATTGTTGAGACATCTTCTTTTACTGTAGCACTCTTGGACATTGTTGATAAGGCTGGTGAGTCTGATGTAGAAATAGAAATAATTGAGACTGAGAAGGATAATGGCAGTGGTGTGCAAGTTGTTCCAGACTTTGTAACTAAGAAGGAGACGGATAATGTGCAAGGTGATCCAGAGTCTGAGGCTGACGCAGTTGCGGCTGATAAAGAGGAGGATAAGGGTGTTGAAGGTGATGTAGAGTTTGAGGGAGTGGAAGTTCAATTAGAAGATGTTGTGATAGAGAAGGAGAATGATCCAGTTGAATAATTTGAAGTTGTGACTGAGAAGGATAAGGGTGAGGAAGTTGAAGTTGACAAAGAGAAGGACCAAACTGCTGAGGTTGACAAGGAAGCAGTGACTGAGAATGATACTCATGTACAAGATGGGAGTGAAGTTGAAAGGGATAAGACTAGACAAAAGAAACACACAAAAAAGGATGCTAGCCGGAGGGAGTTGTAGTTGGTTGTGTGAAGAAGTGAACATTTTATCTTAGGATCAGCAGGACATAAACTAGGGACTACTGGTTGTTGGTAAGTTATGATCTTCAACATAACTGTTCTAGGTCTGCAACCAATAGGTAGGCAAAACAGAGATTTTTTGCACAAAAGTTTGTGCTAATTTTGAGGCATACACCAACCATGAAGCCTTCAGCACTGAGTGAAGAAGCAAGACATAGGTGGGGAATCAACATTGGCAAGTGAAAAGAAATCAGAGCTAAGAATTTGGCTATGGAAATGATACAATGTGCCCGTTCTGATCAATACATTCATCTCAAGAAGTATGCAAATGAATTGTTGAGGAGTAACCTTTGATCCACATGCATTATCAAGACTGCTGATGGAGATCATCCAAATGGACTTGTGTTTTAGAGAATTTATGTGTGTCAGGCTCCATAGAATCAGGCTTTTATGAGGAAATGTAGGCCACTGATTGAGGTAGATGGTTGCTTCCTCAAAGGAATGTATGAAGGCCAGTTGTTATCTTCTGTAGGGGAACATAGAAACAATCAGATGTTTTCTATATCCTATGTTGTGGTTGAGGCAAAAACCACACACTCATGGAAGTGGTTTGTGAGTCTACTTGTGGAGGACCTTGACAATGTAGAGAGGAAGAAATGGGCATTCATCTCAGATAAACAAAAAGCGGTTTCAGTTTTACATATCATTTTTTTAACCTAGAGTTTTACACATCATTAGCTAATACTATTTAACTTATGTGCAGGGTTTGGTACAAACCATTGCATACTTAGGTGGAAGTCCAATTGTTATCTGCTGTGTGTGAAACACATGTATGGAAATTTTAGGAAGAAGTATCTTCGAAATGACCTTAATTGCTGTTTATGGAGGGCTGTTAGGGCAAGCATAGTTCCTGAATGGACTGTAGCAATGGAAGCAATGAAACCACTGAATGAAGCTGCCTATCTGGAACTGAAAAACCTCCCACCAAAACAATGGGTCATATCAGCTTTTTCTACTGACACACATTGTGACTTGCAGGTCAATAACATGTGTGAAGACTTCAATATGGTCATTCTAGAGCATAGGGAGAAGCCTATTGATGACCCGgggtttattctatgtttatcgAGTCTTTCTCGtccttttcttcttatttttgagtcttttattgagttttgagtcaagttgagtcccttTTTAGTGCATAtatgcatttgcattagtttaggtatttttagtttatttatttaatatttttattagtttttattagttttagttagAGTTAGTCACTTTGGTCAAATTTGGGTTGAAATTTGAAGAATGCATGAATATTGATTGCATGTTGGGAGTTTCATTTGACGAATTGATTGGAAGAAAGCTGAATGATTATGATTGAATGCATGTTCCCATGAGTTACATTATTGTTTTGATGGATTCCTGTGATTATTTTCAGGTTGGATAGCCATGATGATATGAGAAGAGAAAAttacaaaattgaaaaagaatCTGATGAGTCGCGCATGTGCGTCATGGATGGCAGATGCGTGGCATTACTGTATgaagaaaagaggaaaaaacTGAAGACCACACATGTGCGCCACTGGTCCACACACATGCTTGGTGAACCTGACCTAACCCACGCATGTGTGTCTctaggccacgcacatgcgtggtgaaCCCGACCTGATGACTTCAATATGACGTTTTGTGCACGCATGTGCGAGgaggaggccacgcacatgcgtgaaTGGTcgctggaaactctataaatagggattttgtcatttcttttaggtattttgtatttttttgaaCGAAACTTAGAATTTtagtttcttggagcttgtgggggTCTTCTTGACACTCttgtttcaggtttttgttcttttaatttgcattatAAATTCcctagccatgtttggctagtttaactttgtactttgggtgaagtgaaccttacctttgattatattttgaatttctgagtttcttatatgaattGAGTTTCTTTTTCATCAACTTTTCCCTGATTTAATATTCTCTTGTGTGCACACAAgttttttgctttcttcttgcacaatgGAAGTTGGTAAGGATTACGGGACCTGGGATTagattaatttgttttttatcacttaggaataagggtgcaaacttattgtgttggcatgaacttataagcttcattcttcaattgaattgactaagCACTAGGGAATTAGGATTAGAAAATGAGATTGAATGATTTATttgattaaggaattaacaagGAAAGGTAGAGGCTGTTAATGGAAGGGATTCTAATATTCATATAAGGACTTGGTTGTGAGAAACACAATTAGATCAAGTGAAACTCTGCCACATGTACTTCTTTTTCTGAGTTATAATTCTAGCTTTTGATCACAAGTGTGTTTAACACAACAAAAACTCAAACTaatattgctttctttttcacattctAAACACTAAACTCTTAGAAGAAATTGATAAACAACTACCCATGTGGTTCAAaaatcttttgtattacttcgatcaatccaTACACTTGCGGATTTGCTATCACCTATCATTTCCTTGTTGGAAGGCATTAAACACTACCTCATTAACAAAACTGTGAAGCAGAGGGATGTCATGCAAAGATGGAGGGGTAATTTATGTCCCATAATGCAGCAGAAGTTGGAGTTGTCAAAGAAGTACTCTGGTAGTTGGACTCCTTTGTGGCATGGAGATACCCCCCATAACTGACTTTGAGGTTTCAAAGGGCATTCACAAGCTGGCTGTGAAATTGGAAC is a window of Lotus japonicus ecotype B-129 chromosome 5, LjGifu_v1.2 DNA encoding:
- the LOC130719471 gene encoding uncharacterized protein LOC130719471; the encoded protein is MEAKSHWTQHHEGGVVNTIDNWDIDEISSIGVGKVVKSIGYFKCLSLWYSHPSLSCGSIRPRNCDEEVRQFCTDVKGHSKVHVYVEHIVETSSFTVALLDIVDKAGESDVEIEIIETEKDNGSGVQVVPDFVTKKETDNVQGDPESEADAVAADKEEDKGVEGDDKGEEVEVDKEKDQTAEVDKEAVTENDTHVQDGSEVERDKTRQKKHTKKDASRRELKKYLRNDLNCCLWRAVRASIVPEWTVAMEAMKPLNEAAYLELKNLPPKQWVISAFSTDTHCDLQVNNMCEDFNMVILEHREKPIDDPGLDSHDDMRRENYKIEKESDESRMCVMDGRCVALLYEEKRKKLKTTHRKSTYMETYSYLIGPNNGPKLWGEDHSLPLNPPFMRRDVGRPKTYRSKKNDEPKDPNKMRLRKHHKNVKCRRCGKFGHNKRTCTRKTAENIAIPVGGNKDNTQLLHPEQRNEVGSSTATKILVGSQAPQSQTGTESQPPSSQSQPPSPQVLPPSSQGHTPPSQTQPPQRKPRVTKPKPKPKTQGKPNKAATRGKKNIGESSGTK